CCGCATTATGGTCCTGTTTATTGGGCTCGTGGATTATCAGATCTATATGATTACCTATTCCCCGCCAGCGCAGCCGCTTCCCTTGTGGCGTCTACGTCACGGTTCTTGATTTACGATGCGCTCAGCATCATGCCTCTGCCTCATCATACCCAAGTGTCGACACGGCTCAATGGTGTTGCATCGAGTTTAAGTACGGCTCTGTCCCCGCCGTCTGATAGTTCCAATGGTGTGCACTGTGGCGATCTCCAACAACTATCACTGGGGGGACAACAGAAGTCATACTTATCAGTCAGCGCGCTTAGCTACATCATCAACGTTTTCCTTACTACCTGCACGCACTCATTTCTCTATTCCTATCCTCCTTTATTTATCATCCTTGGCGACATAGAATGATGTTCTCGATTCATCCTCTCTAACTCTTACAGGTCCGTCTTGCGCCGACGAATTAAACACGCCAAGCTGGTCTCGACCAGCACCCCGCCCCCTACCCTTACCACGACGGTATACTTCCACAGCTACCCGCAACGTTCGCGTGTAGCGATTCCGCAAAGTCTTACTCCGACGACGATAGAACCGATACCAAGCTCCAGCCTTCCACAGCATCAACAGTGCTGACATTCCCTCTCTGCGCAACGCCACCTAGTATTCTTGTCCCTAACACAAGCTGGCGAGCAACAAGCGTCGCAGTCTCTCCTCGACTGGAGGAAGTCTGCTGAATAGAATGTTTGGCGGCAGTTCCAACAACTCAGCGGGCAACAAATCCGAGAGCGATTCAAAATCCGATAAATCCCCTTCTCCTGAACCTGGCCCAGGCCCCAGCGCTCCGGCTCCAATTAAGACGACCGATCAGGCTGCAAGCGGTGAGAAGCGTAGTGGAAATGGCAGTCCTCCTACTCGACAAGATACCGGTGGATCGACCGACAAGAAacgcagaagcagcagcgtCAGTAGTCGGGCTAGCAGTCTTCTGGCTTCCGCCAAAAACTCGCTCAACTTCTCCCAGAGCAGTCGCAGCGGGGGCTCTGAAGTGAGCTCCCAGACACctctccagaagcttggcAAACAGGATCCCGCTCTTGCAGTCCCCCAGGGTCAACATAATAACTCTGCTGGAGAATCCATGCCGGGTCCCAAGTCTACGTTCCGCGTTGGTGTTTGGGAAGATAGGAACAAGAAATGCCGTCGCACTATGGAAGACACCCATgcctttctttataattttgTGCAGACTCCAGCCTTAAATGATGTGTCTTTAAAGGACAAGCCTGAAGGTGAGGATCGGGAATCTGTTTCCTCCGACATGGTTGAGTCAGACAATGGTTATTTTGCTATTTTTGACGGACATGCTGGTACATTTGCAGCCGACTGGTGTGGCAAAAAGCTGCACCTTATTCTGGAAGATATCATACGCAAAAACCCCAATGCTCTGATTCCTGAAGTCCTAGACCAGGCCTTCACGGCCGCTGATGCACAGTTGGAAAAGCTACCCCTAAAGAACAGTGGTTGCACTGCAGCTGTTGCAGTCTTACGCTGGGAGGATCGAGCGTCGAATGACCGATCAGCCATCAAGTCCGCTAGGCCGGAAGAGCCTGTTGAAATGGACAAGGCAAAAGATGGAGCTTCCAATGACGAGGCAACCAAAGCTACAAATTCAAAAGGAAAGGGTAGCGGACGACAAAGGGTACTGTACACAGCAAATGTTGGTGATGCCCGTATCATTCTTTGCCGAGGTGGAAAGGCTCTGAGACTTTCTTACGACCACAAGGGCAGTGACGAAGTCGAGGGTAAAAGGATCGCCGCTGCTGGAGGCCTGATTCTCAATAACCGCGTCAACGGTGTTCTGGCTGTAACCCGGGCTCTTGGTGATGCCtacatgaagaagcttgtcaCGGGCCACCCCTATACCACGGAGACGGTCATTCAGGCCGAGAGCGACGAGTTTATTATCATTGCTTGCGATGGAGTAAGTCAAGCCTCAGATGCAACTGGAAACCATGAGATGCTAACAACCACAGATTTGGGACGTATGTAGTGACCAGGAAGCTGTTGATCTCGTGCGCAATGTTGAGGATCCCATATCGGCCTCAAAGCAGCTTGTTGACTATGCACTAAACCGCTTCAGCACTGACAACCTGTCTTGCATGGTCGTCCGACTGGATCAGAACAAGGAGGCTGCAGTGGAGGTGGAAGGTGCAGCGTCCCAGGTCAGTGAGGCAGACAAGATCGTCAGCGAGACTAGACAAAAGATTGCAGACGGTAGCACGCCCGCCGTCGGTGTATCAGCGACTAGCAACGCGCCCCAATCCGAACCCCCTATAGCTGTTCAGGGAGGGAGTTTTGTGCCAACTTCACTGGATGAAGTGGTTACAGAGGAGCCTCCTCATGTTGCAGATCCAAAATCGGATGAGGTTCCTATATTGAATAAGGCCGCTGTTGAAGAGGCCCGCAAGGATAAGCCAGCCGCAAACAAGCCGGCTGAAGAGAAGCCCGCTGGGCAGGCATAATTCAAACACACTGGGTAGATATGAGGCACTATGGGCATACCTCAAACTACTTACTTGGTCTCAGAGCAAGAACTTCACCATTCAGTGAGAACGGGTTAAGGAGCTAGCGGGTTGTTCGTCTCTCCACCTGGACCATTCCCCATCTCCTTGGACCAGGGCTTGCAAAGTGCGGTGATATGATGTGTATGCAAGGTGCTGTGATGGGATTCATGTCTTGAGTGGGTTTACACAGAGCTGAAAGGAGCTTGATCAGCCTCGAGTTGTTTCTATAGGTTAGCTGAGGAGCGCCCTTGTACATGCGAAAGGAGGGGTGACACTGCCGATGCAGCACAATGGTGTATTGATAATAACATGATTACGACTTGGAACAAGAGTCGATCTTTCGAGTTCATTCTTTGTATCTGATACTTGTTGCTAGGTCGTATATGCAATGGCATCTACTGTTTTAAGCCAACTATGCCTCTCTATATCCGTATTGTAACGTTGATGTACAATCTTGTCAGGCCTGTACAGCCGAAGCGGCTCATGTTGAATGCTTTGATTAGAGTAAGTAGGTATGGATCCCAGTAACTCATTTGTTCTAGGATGCTTCGACTGAGCTTCCATCCTTCTAGTCAAGGGATAGGGATAGACTGGTACGGATACTGAATCGCTAGTTTCGCGTCAAGCTCCATTCTATTGACAACAAGTGATTGGCAATTACAGCGTCACCCACTAGACTATGTTGCAGACAGTCGTAATTGGGACTGACCAAACAATCTCCTGCAGACTCATAATATCGTTCAGCGTAGACGACCCCGTCGCAGGATGTCGCGTGCCAACGGTTGTATTCTGACTCTGACGTATGTTGACAAGGCGACGGGTTCTGCTTCCAAACGTTCCGGAGTCGGTAAACCCGACGCCAAAAATGTGTTAACCTTGTGAACTTTAGATTGGGGGTGGAGAAGCCGGGGCTGGATGGGAGGTTGCTTTGTTGCTGGAGTGGCTTTGGAGGCTTTTTGATGGTGGCTTTGATCTACCAGAATTGGAACTTAGGATCAAACTTAGATTGATTTTGATAGAGAACGAGTATTGAACTCTGCGAGTCATGATGATCTCTTTTCGTGTCTGGCTGGTTTGCATCATAACTACCTTATGTCTTTATTTTTTGGTAAGGTACTATGTGCACTTCCTACGAGGCGACAAGAGAGATGAGGCTTAGTCGTCATCTCGTCTAGTTGTCGTCGTTTCGTTTCATGACACACACCTCTTTTCGTCTATGTACAAGTTACTTTGCGGTGCTGTTTATTGTCTCGTCAAAATTTCTTGGTTCTGTCCTGCAGCCAACCCTAAGTTGTCGTTCAGTAGCACTGTATCGCCTTGTGCTCGCAACTTTGTGTGATGGCCTCCACTGCTACGTTGGGCATAGTAGTTCTGGATTGGGTTGGCTGTCTTGGTATACCCGATCCCTGACGGGAACCCAAGACGCTACCTATTCATCATTCATTCCAGTGCGAGACTCCCTTTTTGGCTGGCGCGCAATTTGCACTCTAATGATGGCCAACGTTGGAGTAATCGATTGACATTTTATTTATGCCATGATTGGGACGACCCATCAAGCGTTGGCGTGCCAGAATCTttcccttttcctttcttttggAGTGGTGCCatgcttttcttcttcttctgtttgaGTATATGTCTCGGCCCATGGCATGAAAAAGCACCTGTTGTGCGTTACCCGATCTTATTTGCTGCTGATGagtttaataactttacctACTCGATTGATCGACGCCTCAACCTGGGGGGACTTGCAACGGTCCTGTTCAGAAAACGTATTTTTGGAAGAAACAAAgccaaagttgaagaaggaaaCTTTCGTTCTCTCTAATGAATATCAGATAAACCTGGCTGGCATACACACAAAAGACCAACAAGTAAACAACGCAAAGACGCAGCAGACCAACCCAACACAATTCTACTCATTGGGTTCATGGTTATTTATCATCTTATTAGATATACCGAGATCCATGTCAACTGGACAGCCTTGCCCCTGAAATCTGGTGCTGCCCGCCCCTTGACCCGCAGGTGCTAAGGTAGAGGAACCCACCCGCCAAACCTCATCCAGTCGCCAGGCATCTCGACTCGAAACGACCCCGAATTATACTGGAGTGGACTAGCTCTACTACCCTCTCGACTGATTTGGTAGACTCCCCCGTCTTTCCGGAGAGCTTCATTTCTAGttgttctctttctttcccttTCGCCTTTGCCTTTTCGACCTCGTCCTCGAATCTCGTCCTTTCGAATCTCGACCGACCTGGAGCATCTTTGCTCGACCCATTTGCAGCTGCTTTTGTGCTTCTGCTTGCCTTTCCTTTCGCTcctttctattaattaatttttcGACCTTGCGAGTCGGCGGCGTCAATTTAGCCTTTCCAGCTCCCGCTCTTTTTTTCCCGCTTTGTCTCTCTTTGATCTACTTGTAACGGAGACACCATGTCGTTGAATGGCTTGGACGATCCAAAGGTTCAGGAAGCCCACGAGGCCGCTGTCGCTGAACCGGGAGGATGGTAGGTCTAACAATCATT
This genomic stretch from Fusarium fujikuroi IMI 58289 draft genome, chromosome FFUJ_chr09 harbors:
- a CDS encoding related to phosphoprotein phosphatase 2C, with translation MFGGSSNNSAGNKSESDSKSDKSPSPEPGPGPSAPAPIKTTDQAASGEKRSGNGSPPTRQDTGGSTDKKRRSSSVSSRASSLLASAKNSLNFSQSSRSGGSEVSSQTPLQKLGKQDPALAVPQGQHNNSAGESMPGPKSTFRVGVWEDRNKKCRRTMEDTHAFLYNFVQTPALNDVSLKDKPEGEDRESVSSDMVESDNGYFAIFDGHAGTFAADWCGKKLHLILEDIIRKNPNALIPEVLDQAFTAADAQLEKLPLKNSGCTAAVAVLRWEDRASNDRSAIKSARPEEPVEMDKAKDGASNDEATKATNSKGKGSGRQRVLYTANVGDARIILCRGGKALRLSYDHKGSDEVEGKRIAAAGGLILNNRVNGVLAVTRALGDAYMKKLVTGHPYTTETVIQAESDEFIIIACDGIWDVCSDQEAVDLVRNVEDPISASKQLVDYALNRFSTDNLSCMVVRLDQNKEAAVEVEGAASQVSEADKIVSETRQKIADGSTPAVGVSATSNAPQSEPPIAVQGGSFVPTSLDEVVTEEPPHVADPKSDEVPILNKAAVEEARKDKPAANKPAEEKPAGQA